The Halalkalibacter krulwichiae genome has a segment encoding these proteins:
- a CDS encoding PRC-barrel domain-containing protein produces MRTFSTVEGLPVISLANGHEYGHVIDLLYDEGTAKGFVIDPKGWFVKHQFLPIKSIMSIGTAGVMIGNSHVLKPLSLNEKKAIPLKTGKRRLHGTALLSAEGEKLGLLEDVYFMEELGTIIGYEVTEGLVADLVEGRKVVKSQGKLTVAGGRAILTE; encoded by the coding sequence TTGCGAACATTTTCTACTGTTGAAGGATTACCAGTGATATCTTTGGCAAATGGACACGAATATGGTCATGTCATAGACCTTCTTTATGACGAAGGAACAGCCAAAGGGTTTGTTATTGATCCGAAAGGCTGGTTTGTTAAGCATCAGTTTCTCCCGATTAAATCAATTATGAGTATCGGGACAGCTGGAGTCATGATCGGGAATTCCCATGTTTTAAAACCACTAAGTCTTAATGAAAAAAAAGCAATTCCTCTTAAAACGGGGAAGCGACGTCTTCATGGGACTGCGCTACTTTCGGCTGAGGGGGAAAAATTAGGGCTATTGGAAGATGTATACTTCATGGAAGAATTGGGCACGATTATAGGGTATGAAGTGACGGAAGGGTTGGTAGCAGACCTAGTAGAAGGTCGTAAGGTCGTCAAAAGTCAGGGGAAGCTGACAGTTGCTGGTGGCCGGGCCATCCTAACGGAATAG
- the recD2 gene encoding SF1B family DNA helicase RecD2, whose protein sequence is MNEESILEEERTIERGFIKGNVNHIVFRNEENFYTVALIRVQQTNEEFKEKTITVVGVLPKLEQDETFLFFGQMIQHPKFGVQYQVEQFRRDLPQTKHGIIQYLSSGRFPGIGLKTAESIVDVLDERAITRIVEDRSVLSDIPKLSKEKADSLYEQLVDQQGVEQVLMMLSKHGFGVELSLKVYQAYGLQAIDIIQTNPYQLIADVEGIGFRKADLLGAAIGITGNHPDRIRAGCLFLIQELCLQEGHVFIDKSSLTPHVISLLSSYEFKVEAHEVEQQIEVMHEDDLIFLEEERVYLKSLYFAEKGIVSSVRRLLSEEIEEEFPEAEFLKALGKLEEEFNIEYAPSQKQAIQTALSSPLMILTGGPGTGKTTVIKGIVELYARLHGISLDEKAYTKQNPFPILLVAPTGRAAKRMSEATELPATTIHRLLGWKGGTGGFEKGDHEPLEGDLLIVDESSMVDIWLMNQLLKSVPKGMQVVLVGDQDQLPSVGPGQVLRDFLDADVIPMVPLVDIYRQAEGSSIIELAHAMKQGKMPENLPNPQKDRRFFPCQMDHVQQVVSQICENALKKGYTAKDIQVLAPMYKGSAGITELNRMLQQLFNPHSDQRREISFGDVVYRTGDVVLQLVNNPDENVYNGDRGEIVAIFYAKENQEKQDQVVISFDGIEVIYQKKDLNQITHAYCCSIHKAQGSEFPIVVMPVVRSYARMLRRNLLYTGITRAKQFLLLCGDLKAIHSAITQKEELHRNSMLQMKLRNLTVEKANQHNLEEKATN, encoded by the coding sequence GTGAATGAGGAATCGATCTTGGAAGAAGAGAGAACTATTGAACGTGGGTTTATAAAAGGAAACGTTAATCATATTGTATTTCGTAATGAGGAAAACTTTTATACAGTAGCGCTTATTCGGGTCCAGCAAACGAATGAAGAATTCAAAGAGAAAACAATTACGGTAGTTGGAGTTTTACCTAAATTAGAACAAGATGAAACGTTTTTGTTTTTTGGTCAAATGATTCAACATCCTAAGTTTGGTGTTCAATATCAAGTTGAACAGTTTAGAAGGGATCTGCCACAAACGAAGCATGGAATTATTCAATATTTGTCTAGCGGCCGTTTTCCTGGTATTGGGTTGAAAACCGCTGAGTCGATTGTTGATGTGTTGGATGAACGAGCTATTACACGGATTGTGGAGGACCGTTCTGTTTTAAGTGATATTCCAAAGTTATCAAAGGAAAAAGCAGATAGCTTATATGAACAGCTTGTTGATCAGCAAGGGGTCGAGCAAGTATTGATGATGTTATCGAAGCACGGATTTGGAGTAGAGCTATCATTAAAAGTGTATCAAGCATATGGATTACAAGCTATTGATATTATTCAAACAAACCCTTATCAATTAATTGCTGATGTTGAAGGGATTGGTTTTAGAAAAGCTGATTTATTAGGCGCAGCAATTGGAATAACCGGGAATCACCCGGATCGGATTCGTGCAGGTTGTCTTTTTTTAATACAGGAACTTTGTCTGCAAGAAGGGCATGTTTTCATTGACAAATCGAGTCTTACCCCACATGTCATATCTCTGCTTTCTTCTTACGAATTTAAGGTTGAAGCACACGAAGTTGAACAACAAATTGAAGTGATGCACGAAGATGATCTCATCTTTTTAGAGGAAGAGAGAGTTTACCTCAAATCATTATATTTTGCTGAAAAAGGGATTGTATCAAGTGTTCGAAGACTACTTAGTGAAGAAATCGAGGAGGAATTTCCGGAAGCTGAATTTCTAAAAGCATTAGGTAAATTGGAAGAAGAATTCAATATAGAGTACGCACCGTCGCAAAAGCAAGCGATTCAAACGGCACTTAGTTCACCATTAATGATCTTAACGGGAGGTCCTGGAACAGGAAAGACGACTGTAATTAAAGGAATTGTTGAGTTATATGCAAGATTACATGGAATTTCATTAGATGAAAAGGCATATACGAAACAAAATCCCTTTCCGATCTTGCTTGTTGCTCCAACAGGGAGAGCTGCTAAGAGGATGAGTGAAGCAACAGAATTACCCGCTACAACCATTCACCGACTACTTGGTTGGAAGGGTGGGACTGGTGGTTTTGAAAAAGGAGATCATGAACCTCTTGAAGGTGATTTACTAATTGTTGATGAAAGCTCAATGGTGGATATATGGTTAATGAATCAGCTTTTGAAATCTGTTCCTAAAGGAATGCAGGTCGTACTTGTAGGCGATCAGGATCAGCTTCCATCAGTCGGACCTGGACAAGTATTACGTGACTTTTTAGATGCAGATGTTATTCCGATGGTACCTTTGGTCGATATTTATCGACAAGCAGAAGGGTCTTCTATTATTGAGCTTGCTCATGCGATGAAACAAGGGAAAATGCCTGAAAATCTGCCCAATCCTCAAAAAGACCGTCGCTTTTTTCCTTGTCAAATGGATCATGTACAACAAGTCGTTTCACAAATATGTGAAAATGCATTGAAGAAAGGCTATACTGCGAAGGATATTCAAGTATTAGCCCCGATGTATAAAGGTAGCGCAGGGATTACTGAGTTAAATCGGATGCTCCAACAATTATTTAATCCTCACTCGGATCAACGCCGTGAAATTAGCTTCGGTGACGTTGTTTATCGAACAGGTGATGTTGTTTTACAATTGGTGAATAATCCAGATGAAAATGTTTATAACGGAGACCGTGGAGAAATTGTTGCCATTTTTTACGCCAAAGAAAACCAAGAAAAGCAAGATCAGGTCGTGATTTCTTTTGATGGAATTGAAGTCATCTATCAGAAAAAAGATCTCAATCAAATCACTCATGCCTATTGTTGTTCTATTCATAAAGCACAAGGAAGCGAATTTCCAATTGTTGTGATGCCGGTAGTAAGGAGCTATGCGAGAATGCTAAGAAGAAACTTATTATATACAGGGATTACTCGAGCTAAGCAATTTCTTCTATTATGCGGAGATTTAAAAGCTATACATTCTGCTATCACACAAAAAGAAGAATTGCATAGAAATTCAATGCTTCAAATGAAATTACGAAATTTAACAGTGGAAAAAGCTAACCAACATAACTTAGAGGAAAAAGCCACAAACTAA
- a CDS encoding cysteine desulfurase family protein gives MEMIYVDHAATSPLHPEVIEAMLPYYQTVFGNPSSIHQIGRQARQAIDQARRTIAKKLGTSDQNLVFTSGGTEADNMAILGYALEHELNGKHIITSQIEHHAVLHACEELEKRGFDVTYLPVDETGRVSVNDVQEALRDDTILVTLMFGNNEVATVQPIKEIGDVLKGHQAAFHTDAVQACGVIELNVSELPVDMLSISAHKINGPKGIGLLYVRNGVKLRPVLFGGEQERKRRAGTENVAAIVGFAKAMEIAVDSIEERQELYQQFSKILIDTWTKEEVIFSINGHQHERLPHVVNVSFRGVNIESLLMNLDLTGIAASSGSACTAGSIEPSHVLVAMFGKADERIQSAIRFSFGLGNTVEQIQRVANETAQIVKRLGQQSEFIS, from the coding sequence GTGGAGATGATCTATGTCGACCACGCTGCAACGTCTCCTCTACATCCAGAAGTTATTGAGGCGATGCTCCCATACTATCAAACAGTGTTTGGAAATCCATCTAGTATTCATCAGATAGGTAGACAAGCAAGACAAGCGATCGACCAGGCTAGAAGAACGATTGCCAAAAAGCTTGGCACTTCTGATCAAAATCTTGTTTTTACAAGCGGGGGAACAGAAGCGGATAACATGGCTATTTTAGGCTATGCTCTTGAACATGAATTAAATGGCAAACATATTATTACATCACAAATTGAACATCATGCTGTATTACATGCTTGTGAAGAGCTTGAAAAGCGTGGATTTGATGTTACTTATTTACCAGTGGATGAAACTGGGAGAGTGAGTGTAAATGATGTACAAGAGGCACTAAGAGATGATACGATTCTTGTTACGCTGATGTTTGGAAACAACGAAGTAGCAACTGTTCAACCAATTAAGGAAATTGGAGATGTTTTGAAGGGGCACCAAGCTGCTTTTCATACAGACGCGGTTCAAGCTTGTGGGGTTATTGAGTTGAATGTATCGGAGTTACCAGTAGATATGCTTTCAATTTCAGCTCACAAAATAAATGGTCCAAAAGGTATTGGTCTTCTATATGTACGTAATGGAGTGAAACTTCGTCCGGTTCTTTTTGGAGGCGAACAAGAAAGAAAGCGAAGAGCAGGGACTGAAAATGTCGCTGCCATTGTTGGCTTTGCTAAAGCAATGGAGATCGCTGTAGATTCTATTGAAGAAAGACAAGAGCTTTATCAACAATTTTCAAAGATATTAATCGATACTTGGACAAAGGAAGAAGTCATTTTCTCTATAAATGGACATCAACATGAGCGGTTGCCACATGTTGTGAACGTAAGTTTTAGAGGAGTTAATATTGAGTCATTGCTGATGAATCTAGATTTAACAGGAATTGCAGCCTCGAGCGGTTCTGCTTGTACAGCGGGATCAATTGAGCCGTCCCATGTACTTGTAGCGATGTTTGGTAAAGCAGATGAACGCATTCAATCAGCCATTCGATTTAGTTTTGGCCTAGGTAATACGGTTGAACAGATTCAACGTGTGGCCAATGAAACGGCTCAGATAGTAAAACGGCTTGGACAACAAAGTGAATTTATCAGCTAG
- a CDS encoding tetratricopeptide repeat protein yields the protein MLNEKGIAYMNEQKYEEAANMFNQAIEENPKDPTGFINFGNLLGLLGDYERALVFFDKAIGLDEHAATAYYGAGTIYYNQDQFEEAAKMFKKALMEKLNEVDVHFMLGMSYYQLSALPHALASFKTAVELQPKDVDARFQYGLCLAQLEQIDEAILELEQVVKLDDQHADAYFNLGVAYAYQDRTDDALEAFKQALVIQPDHALAANGKKTIEQAIK from the coding sequence ATGTTAAATGAAAAAGGCATAGCATATATGAATGAGCAAAAGTATGAAGAGGCTGCTAATATGTTTAATCAAGCGATTGAAGAAAACCCGAAAGATCCAACAGGGTTTATTAATTTTGGAAATTTGCTTGGACTATTAGGCGATTATGAACGTGCTTTAGTATTTTTTGATAAGGCAATTGGTCTTGATGAGCACGCAGCAACGGCTTATTATGGAGCTGGAACGATTTATTATAATCAGGATCAATTTGAAGAAGCTGCTAAGATGTTTAAGAAAGCACTAATGGAGAAGTTAAATGAAGTAGATGTCCATTTTATGTTAGGGATGAGTTATTATCAGTTGAGTGCTTTGCCACATGCCTTAGCTTCTTTTAAGACAGCGGTAGAACTTCAACCTAAAGACGTTGACGCTCGATTTCAATATGGCTTATGCTTAGCTCAATTAGAACAAATTGATGAAGCAATATTAGAGCTTGAACAAGTTGTTAAACTGGATGATCAACATGCAGATGCGTACTTTAACTTAGGTGTTGCTTATGCTTATCAAGATCGAACTGATGATGCATTAGAGGCATTTAAGCAAGCGCTTGTCATTCAACCAGATCATGCTTTAGCAGCGAATGGTAAGAAAACGATTGAACAAGCCATCAAGTAA